One Prolixibacteraceae bacterium DNA segment encodes these proteins:
- a CDS encoding pyridoxal phosphate-dependent aminotransferase, whose amino-acid sequence MPEISIRGKQLPESSIRKLVPFADAAKDKGVHVFHLNIGQPDIKTPAHAIERIKNFDFDLIPYGNSAGNLSYRTKLAKYYQSHNLDVEARNILVTTGGSEAISFAFKACFNPGDEIIIPEPFYANYLSFAQESDIVIKTVTSTMEDGFKLPAIEKFEEVITDRTKGIFICNPSNPTGYLYTKEELHALELIVKKHDLYLLSDEVYNEFVYDGKKHCSVLSLENIKENVIMIDSVSKHFSACGVRIGSLVSHNKNVINTILKFAMARLCPPILGQEVAEAAFDSPPEYIQEVYKEYLKRRDYCINRLNNMNGVYAPMPQGAFYSIVRLPIDHCDKFCQWLLESFSFRKQTIMLAPATGFYKTEGAGINEVRIAFVLKVEDLEKALDCLEEALKVYPGRTNK is encoded by the coding sequence ATGCCAGAAATTTCAATTCGAGGAAAGCAACTACCTGAATCTTCTATTCGCAAGTTGGTCCCTTTTGCTGATGCGGCAAAAGACAAAGGAGTACATGTATTCCATCTTAATATTGGACAACCTGATATTAAAACACCCGCCCATGCTATTGAAAGAATCAAAAACTTTGATTTTGATCTGATTCCTTACGGCAACTCCGCCGGAAACCTTTCTTATCGAACAAAGCTGGCCAAGTACTATCAATCACACAATCTCGATGTAGAAGCACGAAATATCTTAGTGACAACGGGTGGGTCTGAGGCAATCAGTTTCGCATTCAAAGCTTGTTTCAATCCAGGAGACGAAATTATTATTCCAGAACCATTTTATGCAAACTACCTCTCTTTTGCACAAGAGTCAGACATTGTAATTAAAACGGTAACCTCCACCATGGAAGACGGGTTTAAACTTCCTGCGATAGAGAAGTTCGAAGAGGTTATCACCGATAGAACCAAAGGAATATTTATATGTAACCCAAGCAATCCTACTGGCTATCTATACACCAAGGAGGAGCTTCATGCATTAGAATTAATCGTCAAAAAGCACGACCTTTATCTTCTATCGGATGAAGTATATAATGAGTTTGTCTATGATGGAAAAAAACACTGCTCGGTACTATCGCTTGAGAATATCAAAGAGAATGTAATCATGATTGATTCTGTCTCAAAACACTTTAGTGCTTGTGGGGTAAGAATAGGTTCTTTGGTTTCTCACAACAAAAATGTGATCAATACAATACTAAAGTTTGCAATGGCACGTCTCTGTCCTCCAATATTAGGACAAGAAGTGGCGGAAGCTGCTTTCGATTCCCCTCCAGAATATATCCAAGAGGTATATAAGGAATATTTGAAAAGAAGAGACTACTGTATCAATCGTCTGAACAACATGAATGGTGTCTATGCTCCAATGCCACAAGGTGCATTCTACTCTATTGTTCGACTGCCAATAGACCATTGTGATAAGTTCTGTCAATGGCTTCTTGAATCATTTTCCTTCAGAAAACAAACCATTATGTTGGCTCCAGCGACTGGATTCTATAAAACAGAAGGAGCAGGAATCAATGAAGTAAGAATTGCCTTTGTCCTAAAAGTAGAAGATCTAGAAAAAGCGCTAGACTGTCTTGAAGAAGCTTTAAAAGTTTATCCTGGACGCACGAATAAATAA
- the ald gene encoding alanine dehydrogenase: protein MIIGVPKEIKNNENRVSLTPAGAAEMIKYGHTVYVQHTAGMGSGFEDKEFEAAGATILPTIEEVYKIAEMIIKVKEPIESEYALIREGQLVYTYFHFASCEPLTHAMIKQKGVCLAYETVELDDRSLPLLVPMSEVAGRMSIQEGAKYLEKLFGGRGVLMGGVAGVPPAKVLVIGGGIVGTEAAKMAAGLGADVTIMDVNLKRLRYLDDVMPANVKTMMSNEYNIRHMVQSHDVIVGAVLIPGAVAPNLVTKDMLPTMQKGTVLVDVAIDQGGCIETTYPTTHDNPVFEIDGVIHYSVANMPGAVPRTSTLALTNATLPYAIKLANKGWKTACKEDPALKLGLNIVDGQVVYQGVSEAFDLPYCDVDKVLV, encoded by the coding sequence ATGATTATAGGAGTTCCAAAGGAGATTAAAAATAACGAAAACAGAGTTTCGTTAACCCCAGCAGGGGCTGCAGAGATGATCAAATATGGTCATACTGTATATGTACAACATACTGCGGGTATGGGAAGTGGTTTCGAAGATAAAGAGTTCGAAGCTGCTGGTGCAACTATTCTACCTACGATTGAAGAGGTGTATAAGATTGCTGAAATGATTATTAAGGTGAAAGAACCTATTGAATCAGAATATGCTCTTATACGTGAAGGACAGCTTGTTTATACCTATTTCCACTTTGCTTCGTGTGAACCTTTGACACATGCTATGATTAAGCAGAAAGGAGTTTGTTTGGCTTACGAAACTGTTGAACTTGACGATAGATCGCTGCCTCTTTTAGTCCCTATGTCTGAAGTTGCAGGGCGTATGTCTATTCAAGAGGGTGCAAAATATCTTGAGAAACTTTTTGGTGGTAGAGGAGTTTTGATGGGTGGTGTTGCTGGTGTTCCACCTGCAAAAGTATTGGTTATCGGTGGTGGTATTGTAGGTACAGAAGCGGCAAAAATGGCTGCAGGACTTGGTGCTGACGTGACCATAATGGATGTTAACCTTAAGCGTCTAAGGTATTTGGATGATGTGATGCCAGCAAATGTGAAGACTATGATGTCAAACGAATATAATATTCGTCATATGGTTCAATCACATGATGTAATTGTTGGTGCAGTCCTTATTCCTGGTGCTGTAGCTCCAAATTTGGTTACAAAAGATATGTTGCCAACCATGCAGAAAGGGACTGTTTTAGTAGATGTAGCAATCGATCAAGGAGGTTGTATCGAGACTACATATCCTACGACACATGATAATCCAGTATTTGAAATAGATGGCGTGATTCATTACTCTGTAGCAAATATGCCTGGTGCTGTGCCTCGCACATCTACTTTGGCTTTAACCAATGCGACATTGCCTTATGCAATTAAATTGGCAAATAAAGGTTGGAAAACTGCTTGTAAAGAAGATCCAGCACTTAAATTAGGTCTTAATATTGTGGATGGACAGGTTGTTTATCAAGGTGTATCAGAAGCTTTTGATCTGCCTTACTGCGACGTAGATAAGGTGTTAGTATAA
- a CDS encoding adenylate kinase, which translates to MLNLVLFGPPGAGKGTQAEFLIKDFDLNHISTGDLLRSEIASETELGLKAKAFMDNGDLVPDEVVIGMIGSKFESNKEAKGFIFDGFPRTVAQAEALDQLLSEHNTSVSAMLSLEVEKEELMKRLLNRGLTSGRSDDQDSSIIENRINNYNEKTAPLKDFYGAQSKLYAIEGLGSIEDIASRLKGAIESL; encoded by the coding sequence ATGTTGAATCTAGTATTGTTCGGACCTCCAGGTGCCGGAAAAGGGACACAAGCAGAATTCCTTATTAAAGATTTTGATTTGAATCACATCTCAACAGGTGATCTACTACGTAGCGAAATAGCATCTGAAACAGAACTTGGATTGAAAGCGAAAGCTTTTATGGATAATGGTGATTTAGTTCCTGATGAAGTAGTGATTGGAATGATTGGTTCTAAATTTGAATCAAATAAAGAAGCCAAAGGGTTTATTTTTGATGGTTTTCCAAGAACAGTAGCTCAAGCGGAGGCACTAGACCAATTATTGTCAGAACACAATACTTCTGTTTCTGCTATGTTATCTTTAGAGGTAGAGAAGGAAGAGTTGATGAAGCGTCTTCTTAATAGAGGTTTGACTTCAGGACGTTCTGATGATCAGGATAGTTCAATTATTGAGAATAGAATCAATAACTATAATGAGAAGACTGCTCCATTGAAAGATTTTTATGGTGCACAATCTAAATTGTATGCTATCGAAGGTCTAGGTTCGATTGAGGATATCGCATCTAGGTTAAAAGGTGCTATCGAGAGTTTATAA
- a CDS encoding helix-hairpin-helix domain-containing protein, whose translation MRGNYLFIVICFFYITNISAQEIQRQKNLEIDYDNYSRYYITELPLAEENPLSFNSLQQWLYTPLDINNAQKKILESFPFFSPIDIQNIIQYRTKYKTIYTIRELSIILSLDPIKTKIISHFISFDTIHHKQSNRYWKGHVAILLKDKAKKGDSKKDTWRYLKKQSRFILSSQNLIIKGIGESDYGESRPFYDHLSGFIQYNTHRTKIIIGDFKPDYGQGLGLSNASFYSNHSPSAMIHNLNQIRGYAQADENNFFRGVAIDKQISKFRILGYFSSKKRDASIHSLSGKNYFSSLISNGIHISSTQKNNHNSIKETAYGGAVEYTNTFCKIIGYVHSGKYSLPLQKRNTIQSINENPYKEFLIGGASYHFTFKKFHLFGEIAKDPLKNIGHIHGLYVAAIPQYQFTIGYRSYPTSFFMPYGKGYAIHSSCKNEKGFFLCQIYELNKSLKLENHCSYFSELQPYNYHQIKNTKSIQSATTANYILSPSSIIQIRHTYKHYHKSHRINHRAIPYQYRYNNIRIQTDKKLSKHIQCGLEGQWTHVQLETSKESGLYSKINTKITPNDKRASIIQISLFQTESFQSRIYSYENSIPYDLSIPFFYGKGVKFTLLERVKISKHFKIAAKIDYSRYIKKNKTSNNRYNTQKVENRNYGLFLQYKL comes from the coding sequence ATGAGGGGAAATTATTTATTTATCGTTATTTGTTTTTTCTATATTACAAACATCTCTGCACAAGAGATTCAAAGACAAAAGAATCTAGAAATAGATTATGACAACTATTCAAGATATTACATCACTGAACTTCCCTTAGCCGAAGAGAACCCACTATCCTTCAATTCGCTTCAACAATGGCTTTATACTCCTTTAGACATTAATAATGCACAGAAGAAAATCCTCGAATCATTTCCTTTCTTCAGCCCTATTGATATTCAAAACATCATACAATATCGCACCAAATACAAGACGATCTATACTATCAGAGAACTCTCCATTATCCTCTCTCTAGATCCAATAAAAACCAAAATAATATCCCATTTTATCTCCTTCGACACGATACATCATAAACAATCCAATAGATATTGGAAAGGGCATGTAGCAATCCTATTGAAAGATAAAGCAAAGAAAGGGGATTCAAAGAAAGACACATGGAGATATCTAAAAAAGCAAAGTAGATTCATTCTATCCTCTCAAAACTTAATAATCAAAGGAATTGGTGAGTCTGATTACGGGGAGAGTAGGCCTTTCTACGATCATTTAAGTGGATTTATTCAATACAACACCCATCGTACAAAAATAATTATTGGAGACTTCAAACCAGATTATGGTCAAGGATTAGGATTATCGAATGCTTCATTTTACTCCAATCACTCTCCTAGTGCCATGATACATAATCTAAACCAAATAAGAGGTTATGCGCAAGCTGATGAAAACAACTTTTTCCGAGGAGTCGCCATAGACAAACAGATATCCAAATTTCGAATATTGGGATATTTTTCTTCAAAAAAAAGAGACGCTTCAATACATAGTCTTTCAGGAAAAAATTACTTCTCCTCCTTGATATCGAATGGAATTCACATCTCGAGTACACAAAAAAATAATCACAATAGTATCAAAGAAACTGCATATGGTGGAGCAGTAGAATACACCAATACGTTTTGCAAAATAATAGGTTATGTCCACTCAGGAAAATACAGTTTACCACTACAAAAGAGAAACACGATCCAATCTATCAATGAAAATCCATATAAAGAATTCCTTATTGGAGGTGCCAGCTACCATTTCACTTTCAAAAAATTTCACCTCTTTGGAGAAATAGCTAAAGACCCTTTAAAAAACATAGGCCATATTCATGGGCTCTATGTAGCAGCAATCCCTCAATATCAATTTACCATTGGATACCGCAGTTATCCAACATCCTTTTTTATGCCCTACGGTAAAGGGTATGCTATTCATAGCAGTTGTAAGAACGAAAAAGGATTTTTCCTTTGCCAAATATATGAATTAAATAAATCTCTTAAACTTGAAAATCATTGCTCCTATTTCTCCGAGTTACAACCTTATAATTATCATCAAATAAAAAACACCAAGTCAATACAATCCGCCACAACTGCAAACTATATTCTTTCGCCTTCTTCCATTATTCAGATTAGACACACCTATAAACATTATCATAAAAGTCATCGCATCAACCATCGTGCGATACCATATCAATACAGATATAATAATATTCGTATTCAAACGGACAAAAAATTATCCAAACACATTCAATGTGGTTTAGAGGGACAATGGACTCATGTCCAATTGGAAACATCTAAAGAGAGTGGTTTATATAGCAAGATAAACACCAAGATCACACCGAATGACAAAAGAGCATCAATAATCCAGATATCTCTATTTCAAACCGAATCCTTTCAATCTCGCATATACTCATATGAAAATAGCATACCATATGATCTCTCCATCCCATTCTTTTATGGCAAAGGGGTTAAGTTTACACTTCTTGAAAGAGTCAAAATATCAAAACACTTTAAAATTGCTGCAAAAATAGACTACTCTAGATATATTAAGAAAAATAAAACATCGAATAATAGATACAATACTCAAAAAGTAGAAAACCGCAATTACGGGCTTTTCCTACAATACAAGCTATAA
- the hpt gene encoding hypoxanthine phosphoribosyltransferase: protein MKRVKLWDKEFEVSYPNQQIVAAVKDMAVKMKKDLEGKEPLFLCVLNGCFMFAADLLKEVELTDAEVSFVKLASYEGTQTTENIKQLIGLNEDIKGRTVVIVEDIVDSGFTIANLIDQVTERGAADIKVATLLYKPKALKKDVTVDYVGLEIPNDFIVGYGLDYDGRGRNLKDIYTLVP, encoded by the coding sequence ATGAAAAGAGTAAAGCTTTGGGACAAAGAATTTGAGGTTTCTTATCCAAATCAGCAGATTGTTGCTGCTGTTAAAGATATGGCAGTTAAGATGAAGAAAGATTTAGAAGGGAAAGAGCCTTTATTTCTATGTGTCCTAAATGGATGTTTTATGTTCGCAGCCGATCTTCTAAAAGAGGTTGAACTAACTGATGCAGAGGTGTCATTTGTAAAGTTGGCTTCTTATGAAGGAACTCAAACAACAGAAAATATAAAACAGTTGATTGGTTTGAATGAAGATATCAAAGGTCGTACTGTTGTGATTGTTGAGGATATTGTAGACTCCGGTTTTACAATTGCAAACCTTATTGACCAAGTAACTGAAAGAGGAGCAGCTGATATTAAAGTAGCGACTTTACTATATAAGCCAAAAGCATTGAAGAAAGATGTTACAGTTGACTATGTAGGGTTAGAAATACCAAATGACTTTATCGTAGGTTATGGCCTTGATTATGATGGCAGAGGTCGTAATCTAAAGGATATCTACACACTTGTACCTTAA
- the purE gene encoding 5-(carboxyamino)imidazole ribonucleotide mutase: MKPRVSIIMGSTSDLPVMEKAAQLLNNFEIPFEIHALSAHRTPEEVEKFATEAKERGIEVIIAAAGMAAHLPGVIAAMTPLPVIGVPIKASLDGMDALLAIAQMPPGIPVATVAINGAMNAGILATQIMANGDEKIAKKMEAYKESLKAKVVKANKDLKEIKYQYKTN, translated from the coding sequence ATGAAACCAAGAGTTAGTATTATTATGGGCAGCACATCAGATCTGCCAGTTATGGAGAAAGCAGCACAACTTTTAAATAACTTTGAGATTCCTTTTGAGATCCATGCACTTTCTGCACACAGAACTCCTGAAGAAGTGGAGAAATTTGCAACAGAAGCCAAAGAACGTGGTATTGAAGTTATTATTGCTGCTGCAGGAATGGCAGCTCATCTACCAGGTGTGATTGCTGCCATGACGCCCCTTCCTGTAATCGGTGTTCCGATTAAAGCAAGTTTGGATGGAATGGATGCCCTTCTTGCTATTGCTCAGATGCCTCCAGGAATCCCTGTCGCGACTGTTGCCATTAATGGGGCAATGAATGCAGGAATCCTAGCAACTCAAATTATGGCTAATGGCGATGAGAAGATTGCGAAGAAAATGGAAGCATACAAAGAGTCTTTAAAAGCAAAAGTGGTAAAAGCAAATAAAGACCTAAAGGAGATTAAATATCAATATAAAACAAACTAG
- a CDS encoding glycerol acyltransferase: MDFKNKFEEIRPYRDHELKSVISELLQDETFLKVIDSIFPDQNEKKAILEIFASVNTVEQFQYEIIRPLVDKVAKMSSDGFQLLGKERFDTEKSHVFISNHRDIVLDPALLNVGIIKQDFRATEIAIGSNLLIYKWITDLVKLNRSFVVKRDIPVKQMMEASETLSNYIRTNILELNRSVWIAQKEGRSKDGVDRTQVALLKMLNISNPDSTVKQGFIDLDVIPISLSYEIEPCGELKVLELLRKRHEPDYKKGPGEDLKSMGAGIVKNKGRIVFQFGEPLNKKLSEIEDLKNKNKQLKIVAELMDQAIIENYKLWPFNFIAFDQLNKTDRFSNEYTTKDIEKFEKLTKESLSIIKEHHNEALELWLQMYSNPVQSKIDFKYL, encoded by the coding sequence ATGGATTTTAAAAACAAATTTGAAGAGATAAGGCCATATAGAGATCACGAACTTAAGTCAGTGATTTCCGAATTACTTCAAGATGAAACATTCTTGAAAGTCATTGACTCAATATTCCCTGATCAGAACGAAAAAAAGGCAATTCTTGAAATATTTGCTTCAGTCAATACAGTGGAGCAATTTCAATATGAAATTATACGACCATTAGTAGACAAAGTTGCTAAAATGTCTTCTGATGGATTTCAACTCCTTGGAAAAGAGCGTTTCGATACAGAGAAGAGTCATGTCTTTATCTCGAATCACAGAGATATTGTTCTAGACCCGGCACTACTAAATGTCGGTATTATTAAACAAGATTTTAGAGCAACAGAGATCGCCATTGGAAGCAACCTTCTTATTTACAAATGGATCACGGATCTTGTGAAATTGAACCGAAGTTTTGTTGTAAAAAGAGATATTCCTGTCAAACAGATGATGGAAGCTTCTGAAACACTTTCCAATTATATCCGTACCAATATTCTAGAACTTAACCGTTCTGTATGGATTGCTCAAAAAGAGGGAAGAAGCAAAGACGGAGTAGATAGAACACAAGTAGCACTTCTAAAAATGCTCAACATCAGCAACCCTGATAGCACCGTAAAACAAGGATTTATCGATCTTGATGTGATTCCTATATCTCTTTCTTATGAGATTGAGCCTTGTGGCGAATTAAAGGTTCTTGAGCTTCTTCGAAAAAGACATGAGCCTGACTACAAAAAGGGCCCAGGAGAAGATCTTAAAAGCATGGGGGCTGGTATTGTAAAGAATAAAGGACGAATAGTATTCCAATTCGGGGAGCCTTTAAACAAAAAGCTCAGTGAGATTGAAGACCTGAAAAATAAAAACAAACAACTGAAAATAGTTGCAGAACTTATGGATCAGGCCATCATCGAGAATTACAAACTATGGCCTTTTAACTTCATTGCATTTGATCAATTGAATAAAACGGATCGCTTTAGCAATGAATATACCACCAAGGATATCGAAAAGTTTGAGAAGCTTACAAAAGAGAGCTTAAGCATCATTAAAGAACACCATAATGAAGCATTGGAACTTTGGCTTCAGATGTATTCCAACCCAGTACAAAGTAAGATAGACTTTAAATATCTTTAA